The following proteins are co-located in the Psilocybe cubensis strain MGC-MH-2018 chromosome 5, whole genome shotgun sequence genome:
- a CDS encoding Putative 26S proteasome complex subunit sem-1, producing MSPSESNSKAAESSKLEEKPKEAQQPNLSVLEEDDEFEEFPVSDWDDSKTDLAHLGGAAPGAAKSGGDKLWEDNWDDDDVEDDFSVQLRHVARWFHNSNFI from the exons ATGTCACCATCAGAATCAAATTCTAAAGCCGCTGAGTCCTCTAAATTAGAGGAGAAACCAAAGGAGGCTCAACAACCCAACCTAAGCGTCTTggaggaagacgacgagTTCGAGGAATTCCCTGTGTCTG ACTGGGATGACTCAAAAACAGATCTGGCGCACCTTGGCGGGGCTGCTCCGGGCGCTGCGAAATCAGGGGGAGATAAATTATGGGAAGATAACtgggatgacgatgatgtgGAAGATGATTTCAGTGTTCAGCTAAGGCATGTCGCGCGTTGGTTTCACAACAGCAATTTTATCTAA